TCCACTGCAGTGGGTATTTGAAGATCCGTCAGTACGTGATGGACATGGCGCTGTTTGACTCGTGTTATCAGATCGTGGGTCTGGTGGCGGTGGGCCACTCCCTGCCTCCCAGTGGTATCACAGAGATCAAGCTCCATAGTAACATGTTCATGTTCAGGGCCAGCCTGGACCTCAAGCTCATTTTCCTGGACTCCAGGTATGGGAGTGAgggggcagcagctactcttcctggggtcctgcaaaattaaggcagtttatacagtctcttatggcatgtcttgtggggtatgcatgggtgtccgagctgtgcgccagtagttcaaacagacagctcagtgcattcagcatgtcaatacctctcataaatacaagtagtgatgaagtcaatctctcctccactttcagccaggagagattgatatgcatattattaatattagctctctgtgtacatccaagggccagccgtgctgccctgttctgagccaattgcaattttccaattggcacctgaccacacgactgaacagcagtccaggtgcgacaaaactagggcctgtaggacctgcattGTTGATAgcgctgttaagaaggtagagcagagctttattatggacagacttctccacgttttagctactgttgtattaatatgagggagggagggagggagggagggagggagggagggagggagggagggagggagggagggagggagggagggagggagggagggagggagggagggagggaggggaaaaaaCATACAATGTATGTAAAATGAGACAGAAAAatataattaaaataaaaaacaaacacaacaaAGGATGTGAACATCatgatttaaaatgttttacttttgacTCCTGAACTCTGGATTCAAGGGTGGCTGAGTTGACGGGACACGAACCCCAGGACCTGATCGAGAAGACACTGTACCACCATGTGCACGGCTGTGACGCATTCCATCTACGCTTCGCTCACCACCTCTGTGAGTCAGTCACCCTCTGTGAACACATTGTGACACTTCTAACTAAACAACCCACACTCTCCTTGAGAGGGCTAGTGTTTCTGTAAGTGGCAACTGTGGAGTTTCTCACAGAATATGCATGCAGGTTTAAGAGGAAAATTAAAAGGATACAGTATTCATGACTCAAGGTATTCATGAGTATGTCAATGGAACTGAGCCTTTTGCAGTCACTCTCTCCCAAGCATTCTGTCTGCATTCTATAGCTATATGTgcacttctctttctctccctcagtctTTTATTCAGGCACAGTGCAGTCTGGGATTTGATCTCTcacccccatctttctctctcacccctccctcttctGCAGTGTTGGTGAAAGGGCAGGTCACCACTAAGTACTACCGTATGTTGTCCAAGCACGGGGGCTGGGTGTGGGTGCAGAGCTACGCCACCATCGTCCACAACAGCCGCTCCTCCAGACCCCACTGCATCGTCAGCGTCAACTATGTTCTCACGTGAGTCAACACTTTCACCTTTCGACCTGAGTGGTGCTGTGACAGGTGAATCATGTCCTAAAAAACGTACATTTAATAGTCTTGGGGAAGAAAGTTTGGGTTTGTCAAGGTGGTGcacccggtgtgtgtgtgtgtgttatgctaaTCAAAGCTGTTCTGTGCTCTATGTATATGTCTCGTCACAGGGACGTAGAGTATAAAGATATGCAGCTGTCTCAGGAGCAGAGTCGAGCGGCCAAATCCAGCTTGGCCTTTAAGAGTGGCCCGGCCTCCTCTCAGGACCCCCGCAAACAACTTAAAGCCAAAGCAGTCAAGATCAAGAGCAAACTCAAAACAGCCCCCTACCCTCAGGTACTACTGCTCCTCACACCAAGTTACTAATACTGTTCATATGCACATACAGTAGCCGATGTTATGATGAATAGCTTTTGCCAGCTTGGAAAAAGAGGAGACACTATTCACAATCAGTAACTTTCCTCTTGAAAAGGAAAATATAACAAAGTGACTTGTTGATTCTTTGTCATAGCTCAACAAATGACCTGTACTCAGCACTGTCTTCATTGCCTGTCTTTGATAGAAAAGAACAACACCACCATAACCTGCTGTCTATTGCCTCCACCTCCAGCCCAACATCACCTACCATCCAGACAAGCTGGACTGCTCCCCCCAAGGAGAGGCCTGGAAGGAGAGCCCCCCCTACACCCTGACCCCCTGCCAGGGGCAGAGCTCTGGCCCCTCTGGAGGCCCAGAAGCTGGAGAGGTCCTGTGTAGCATCAGCGCCCCGTATGGCCTCTCCTTCCCCAACCCATATGGACACCTACCCCACACGGACTCCCAGAGGAGGTTGCGACCCACCCAGGGTTTCTCTACCACCTCGCCCTCCCCTGCTTCCCCCAGCCTGGCCGCCCGGCAGCTGCTCAGCTCCCTGCAGGATCGAGGGGGCGAGGGGCGCTGGAGCTGTGCCAACGCCAAAACCCATCCCGGTCATGCCCTGAGGCCCTCTGTTGCATCGTGTGCCATCACCACTGCCACTGCAGCAGCGTATTCCGGTATGGCTCTGGTTCAAAAGCATGGGGAAAGGCGGGCTCACAATCAGTGCTGAGGAACGCAGAGCTCTTTCCACAAGCTTTTAAATGCACCACTAACTGATATAATCAGTTTACACTAGCATTGCTACATTTAACCAGAAATGGTACACTGTAACTGAAAACTGTAATTGATACAGTAATTTGGTGTATTATCAACAATCAAATACTGAGAAACAttttactgcagcatactgtaaatgatGGTGCATTCTGGGAACATTTGTGGGCGGAAAGAATTGCTATATTTCAAATGATACTGTAATTCAGTCTCACAGAATATAGTACCGTACCGTATTTTTTGAGTGCCAAAAACCTTTTGACTACTAGTGGATGCATGGTATTATtgtttctggctcattaacatattttgaggcgtgccttgtaagaggctatatcTGTTGCACCATTACTGAAAGTGCTGTACCAATTGAATTGCTATGTGGTAGTAGTGCCCCATCATTTAAAAATGTATAAGGGACAGATTGGTGTGGCAGCAAGTCTTAAACCAGCGACTTACCAAACTTCTAGAGGTGTCTGGCTATAGCCTCTATAGCATTTTAGTCTGAATCTCATGGAGCATTTCATTTCTTCACAGGCCCTACAGCGAGCAGGGGGTACCCCCCCAGCGAACCCCTCCATGGCGTCCTCTCCAGCTGCGCGACCCTGCGCCCTATCAGCAGGTACAAGGAAGAGCCCTACGAGCATCACACGCTTGGCCAGAGGAAGACCACAGAGGACCGCCTGCCCTCCCAGTCACAGGCCACAAAACAGGACAG
The sequence above is a segment of the Salvelinus alpinus chromosome 1, SLU_Salpinus.1, whole genome shotgun sequence genome. Coding sequences within it:
- the LOC139531298 gene encoding single-minded homolog 2-like — encoded protein: MKEKSKNAAKTRREKENGEFYELAKLLPLPSAITSQLDKASIIRLTTSYLKMRAVFPDGLGEAWGQPTRISPLDTMAKELGSHLLQTLDGFVFVVASDGKIMYISETASVHLGLSQVELTGNSIFEYIHQSDHDEMTAVLSAHQPLHHHFLQEYEIERSFFLRMKCVLAKRNAGLTCGGYKVIHCSGYLKIRQYVMDMALFDSCYQIVGLVAVGHSLPPSGITEIKLHSNMFMFRASLDLKLIFLDSRVAELTGHEPQDLIEKTLYHHVHGCDAFHLRFAHHLLLVKGQVTTKYYRMLSKHGGWVWVQSYATIVHNSRSSRPHCIVSVNYVLTDVEYKDMQLSQEQSRAAKSSLAFKSGPASSQDPRKQLKAKAVKIKSKLKTAPYPQPNITYHPDKLDCSPQGEAWKESPPYTLTPCQGQSSGPSGGPEAGEVLCSISAPYGLSFPNPYGHLPHTDSQRRLRPTQGFSTTSPSPASPSLAARQLLSSLQDRGGEGRWSCANAKTHPGHALRPSVASCAITTATAAAYSGPTASRGYPPSEPLHGVLSSCATLRPISRYKEEPYEHHTLGQRKTTEDRLPSQSQATKQDSKLPFNRDHLHKGSEGGGCIVGEKPLSCPLLSSSVLEKASYKQSGSLHGLGQPFPMQVVLEQRRRLCMMESPYSHSATGPLEHTDSNWERRTPKLLEPEAGERRMWMGVGVEVGVGMGVGVEVGVGMGVGVGAGLPAQAPYMSLNLHHVLAKHSSFQAPPYAALGHLSDSYGYRGDEMGSYGYKSQSPASGSSPETHREIPHYIGTSVIITNER